In Listeria swaminathanii, the following are encoded in one genomic region:
- the pabB gene encoding aminodeoxychorismate synthase component I, translated as MSLLRFDFEGETKIFEKPLRELVARDLSEVLPVMKAAEDAQKSGKYVAGFVSYEAAPAFRSNLKTKTSTENMPLVWFGVYDNFTDTSAESPNSAPLSFKMDTTYPDYAAKIAQIKSEIAAGNTYQINYTVRLQSDVPSDFSAQATYETLQQVGKANYTALLSNDEFQIISASPELFFKWKENVLTTRPMKGTVRRGNTEQADLAAHNWLKNDPKNRAENVMIVDLLRNDLGMIAIPGSVKVPNLMTLEPYPTVWQMTSTVTAETVPETDLTSVFKALFPCGSITGAPKARTMEIISELEDSPRDVYCGAIGFLEPNGNAIFSVPIRTIAITDNKATYGVGGGIVWDSDAESEFSEIHAKSAILEKATKFSLIECLRLENGELARTDFHLKRLQTSAAFFGYSFNREEIRELWNETARKNATGTYKLRFLLHPDGTHQLELAEISAKNTPITAQLAEKPVLTNDLFLYHKTTHRQVYEDLKSTTTAETLLWNEREELTEFINGNIVLGINGCFFTPPATSGLLPGTMRAELLANNKITEKTLVKKDLFDADFVWLINSVRGFVEVEIE; from the coding sequence ATGAGCTTATTACGATTTGATTTTGAAGGTGAAACAAAGATATTTGAAAAGCCGCTGCGTGAACTTGTTGCGCGCGATTTATCAGAAGTACTCCCTGTCATGAAAGCTGCCGAGGATGCCCAAAAATCCGGCAAATATGTTGCTGGTTTTGTTAGTTATGAAGCCGCTCCTGCTTTTCGAAGCAATTTAAAAACGAAAACCTCTACTGAAAATATGCCGCTCGTCTGGTTTGGCGTATACGATAATTTCACTGATACGAGTGCGGAAAGCCCAAATTCCGCGCCACTTTCTTTTAAAATGGATACAACTTACCCAGATTACGCGGCGAAAATCGCGCAAATAAAATCTGAAATCGCTGCCGGAAACACCTACCAAATCAACTACACCGTGCGCCTTCAAAGTGATGTGCCAAGCGACTTCTCCGCCCAAGCAACGTACGAAACTTTGCAGCAAGTCGGAAAAGCCAATTATACAGCGCTACTTTCGAATGACGAATTCCAAATAATTTCCGCCTCACCCGAACTCTTTTTTAAATGGAAGGAAAACGTTTTGACGACGCGTCCGATGAAAGGTACTGTTCGCCGGGGAAATACGGAGCAAGCAGACTTAGCGGCCCATAATTGGTTGAAAAATGATCCTAAAAATCGTGCAGAAAATGTGATGATTGTTGATTTGCTTCGAAATGACCTTGGGATGATTGCGATACCCGGGAGTGTGAAGGTTCCTAATTTGATGACTTTAGAGCCTTATCCAACTGTTTGGCAAATGACTTCTACCGTCACAGCAGAAACCGTTCCCGAGACGGATTTAACTTCTGTTTTCAAAGCGCTCTTCCCATGCGGCTCGATAACCGGCGCACCAAAAGCACGGACGATGGAGATTATTTCAGAGCTAGAAGATTCCCCGCGCGATGTGTACTGCGGTGCGATTGGATTTCTGGAACCGAACGGAAATGCGATTTTCAGCGTGCCCATTCGTACTATCGCTATTACGGATAACAAAGCAACTTACGGCGTTGGCGGCGGCATCGTCTGGGATTCCGATGCCGAAAGCGAATTTTCCGAAATTCACGCGAAATCAGCCATTTTAGAAAAAGCGACCAAGTTTTCTTTGATTGAATGTTTGCGCTTGGAGAACGGCGAACTCGCCCGAACCGATTTTCATTTAAAACGACTTCAAACGAGCGCTGCGTTTTTTGGTTACTCTTTTAATAGGGAAGAAATTAGGGAGTTATGGAACGAAACCGCGCGAAAAAATGCAACTGGCACATACAAATTGCGTTTTTTACTACACCCAGATGGCACGCATCAGTTAGAACTCGCTGAAATCAGCGCGAAAAATACACCAATAACAGCTCAACTCGCCGAAAAACCAGTTTTAACTAATGATTTATTCCTTTATCATAAAACCACTCATCGCCAGGTTTATGAAGACTTGAAAAGTACTACAACCGCGGAAACGCTGCTTTGGAATGAACGCGAGGAACTAACTGAATTCATTAACGGGAATATAGTTCTAGGTATAAATGGCTGTTTTTTCACTCCGCCAGCAACTTCTGGACTCCTTCCCGGCACAATGCGAGCCGAACTTTTAGCAAATAATAAGATTACTGAAAAAACGCTAGTAAAAAAAGACCTTTTTGATGCAGACTTTGTGTGGTTAATTAATAGCGTAAGAGGTTTTGTAGAAGTGGAAATCGAATGA
- a CDS encoding Crp/Fnr family transcriptional regulator produces MLFLKELESNLTVSKLMELCFEHPNYKDYCSVISTKKGEVLESLSPAGTKVYFVLSGIYGMIVEKDAEMEEESCKECIVRFLQKGDSFGLYHLFYDEWSPHVSMQSLGHGEVMEVDSNFLFSIFDKKDENNFFMIKVMAEELREAHAFAKLSFLKKEERIRKAILKCAQTLGTFSDNGILLPREITQEVLARYTNTSREYVAHTVMRLIKEDIIRNRPKPLLVMDKTRL; encoded by the coding sequence ATGCTATTCTTAAAAGAGCTTGAATCCAATCTAACGGTTAGCAAATTAATGGAGTTGTGCTTTGAACATCCAAATTACAAAGACTACTGCTCGGTTATCAGCACCAAGAAGGGTGAGGTTCTAGAAAGTTTAAGTCCAGCTGGAACAAAAGTTTATTTTGTTCTAAGTGGCATATACGGGATGATTGTAGAGAAAGATGCAGAAATGGAAGAAGAAAGCTGTAAAGAATGCATTGTTCGTTTCTTACAAAAAGGAGATAGTTTTGGACTATATCATCTGTTTTATGATGAATGGAGCCCACACGTTTCGATGCAAAGCTTAGGTCACGGGGAAGTTATGGAAGTAGATAGCAATTTCTTGTTTTCTATTTTCGATAAAAAGGATGAGAATAACTTTTTTATGATTAAAGTGATGGCAGAAGAATTACGCGAAGCACACGCATTTGCAAAACTAAGCTTCTTAAAGAAGGAAGAACGAATCCGCAAAGCCATTCTCAAATGCGCTCAAACTTTAGGGACGTTTTCTGATAACGGGATATTGCTACCAAGAGAAATTACGCAAGAAGTACTTGCAAGATACACCAACACATCACGCGAATACGTGGCTCACACAGTCATGCGTTTAATTAAAGAGGATATAATTAGAAATAGACCAAAACCTCTACTAGTGATGGACAAAACTCGTTTATAA
- a CDS encoding ABC transporter ATP-binding protein yields MEQKKYSWRNFFRLLISAKPANWIIFCALFASVITTVAGLVVPLFTKNLIDGFSIASLDGKMIALIVLAFVLQAITNGFSIFLLNYMGQKVVATIRERLWRKIVHLPVSYFDNTKTGEMVSRMVNDTVVVKELIADHFPQFVTGIISVVGAIIILFFMDWKMTLIILVAVPITALVVAPLGQKMFKISKGLQSETADFTGSISQTLSEARLVKASNAETIETEAGHQGINRLFGFGIREAKVVAVLGPLIFFVVMGVIVGIIGYGGIRVSAGTMTTGTLIAFLLYLFQIIVPVTSFATFFAQLQKAKGATERIADILNEKEEDFDAGKKVDVSGKTIRATDISFSYNEGEPILKDVSFDTKPGEVIAFAGPSGGGKSTLFAILERFYQPKTGEILVGDTPLSEISINSWRSQIGYVSQESAMLSGTIRDNLCYGLDREINEDELWNVAKLAYADGFISELPDKMATEVGERGVKLSGGQRQRIAIARAFLRNPNILMLDEATASLDSQSEQIVQQALANLMEGRTTFVIAHRLSTIVNADQILFIEHGEITGRGTHSELVASHPLYASFAEQQLK; encoded by the coding sequence ATGGAACAGAAAAAATATAGTTGGCGAAATTTTTTCAGGTTACTTATTAGCGCAAAACCAGCGAATTGGATAATTTTCTGCGCTTTATTTGCTAGTGTGATAACTACAGTTGCCGGTCTTGTTGTGCCACTTTTTACGAAAAACTTAATTGACGGCTTTTCGATAGCTTCACTCGATGGAAAAATGATTGCTTTAATTGTCCTTGCGTTTGTTCTGCAAGCAATAACGAATGGTTTCTCGATTTTCTTGCTTAATTACATGGGGCAAAAAGTCGTTGCGACAATTCGCGAACGTTTATGGAGAAAAATTGTTCATTTGCCAGTTTCTTACTTTGATAATACGAAAACGGGTGAAATGGTCAGCCGCATGGTGAATGACACGGTGGTCGTGAAAGAGCTGATTGCCGATCACTTCCCGCAATTTGTCACTGGGATTATTTCCGTTGTGGGTGCGATTATTATCTTGTTCTTCATGGACTGGAAAATGACGCTTATTATTTTAGTGGCCGTTCCAATTACAGCGCTAGTTGTTGCGCCACTTGGTCAAAAAATGTTTAAAATCTCTAAGGGTCTTCAAAGTGAAACAGCTGACTTTACTGGCTCGATTAGTCAAACCCTTTCCGAAGCTAGACTTGTGAAAGCTTCAAATGCGGAAACAATTGAAACAGAAGCTGGTCACCAAGGCATCAATCGTTTATTTGGTTTTGGTATCCGTGAAGCGAAAGTTGTCGCAGTGCTTGGACCGCTAATTTTCTTCGTTGTCATGGGAGTTATCGTTGGTATCATTGGCTACGGAGGTATTCGTGTTTCAGCTGGAACGATGACTACTGGTACGCTGATTGCATTCTTGCTTTACCTTTTCCAAATTATCGTCCCTGTGACTTCTTTTGCCACCTTCTTCGCGCAACTTCAAAAAGCAAAAGGCGCCACAGAAAGAATTGCAGATATTTTGAATGAAAAAGAAGAAGATTTCGACGCTGGAAAAAAAGTCGACGTGAGCGGAAAAACTATTCGCGCAACGGACATTTCCTTCTCGTATAACGAAGGTGAGCCGATTCTAAAAGATGTTTCTTTTGATACAAAACCAGGTGAAGTCATCGCATTCGCCGGCCCTAGTGGCGGTGGTAAATCAACCTTATTTGCGATTTTAGAACGCTTCTACCAACCGAAAACAGGAGAAATTTTAGTTGGTGATACCCCACTTTCCGAGATTTCGATTAATTCGTGGCGTTCGCAAATTGGTTACGTTTCGCAGGAAAGTGCCATGCTTTCTGGCACCATTCGCGACAACCTTTGTTACGGCCTCGACCGTGAAATTAACGAAGACGAGCTATGGAATGTCGCAAAACTAGCTTATGCGGATGGCTTTATTTCCGAACTTCCTGACAAAATGGCAACCGAAGTCGGCGAACGTGGCGTGAAGCTCTCAGGCGGGCAAAGACAACGAATTGCGATTGCTCGAGCATTTTTACGCAATCCAAATATTCTTATGCTAGATGAGGCAACAGCAAGCTTAGATAGCCAATCCGAACAAATCGTTCAACAAGCGTTAGCAAACTTGATGGAAGGCCGAACTACTTTTGTTATCGCTCACCGCCTTTCCACTATCGTTAACGCCGACCAAATCCTCTTTATCGAACATGGCGAAATAACTGGACGTGGTACACATAGCGAATTAGTCGCTTCCCATCCACTTTACGCTTCCTTTGCAGAACAACAATTAAAATAA
- a CDS encoding ABC transporter ATP-binding protein, with product MKVLFHHLKKYKLQATLSTLFVVVMVISQLWQPKLLQQVLDAIMKDDMDKISSIGALLIGIAAVGLIAGILNTILSAKVAQGVGADIRESSFRKIQTFSFSNIEKLSTGNLVVRQTNDITQVQNLVMLSLQSLTRIPIMFIGAFVLAMFTLPELWWVIIVLVVLVVLIVVFTFGSMGKHFAIIQTLIDRVNSIAKENLAGMRVVKSFVQEDNEIGRFTTVSDKLTRHTIIVGTLFSVMIPAFMLVSNLAIVVSIFFVGDMAADNPEVIGAIASFMNYLMQIMMAIIIGGMLMMMASRALISLKRITEVLETEPDITYNENAPEQDLEGTVEFRNVSFKYDGDDTPALEDISFKASVGEMVGIVGATGSGKSTLAQLIPRLYDPTEGEVIIGGTNLKDINKKTLRSTVSFVLQRAILFSGTIADNLRHGKKDATAEEMEHASKIAQAKEFIDKQANLYEAPVSERGNNFSGGQKQRLSITRGVIGSPKVLILDDSTSALDAKSEKLVKEALNKELDETTTFIIAQKISSVIQADKILVLDQGKLVGVGSHKELLKENAIYREIYDTQKGKEVTA from the coding sequence ATGAAAGTATTGTTTCACCATCTTAAAAAATACAAGCTACAAGCGACACTATCTACACTGTTTGTAGTAGTCATGGTTATCTCACAACTATGGCAACCAAAGTTACTTCAGCAAGTCCTAGACGCCATCATGAAAGACGATATGGATAAAATTTCGTCCATCGGCGCACTTTTAATCGGTATCGCCGCAGTCGGCCTTATCGCCGGGATTCTAAACACGATTCTTTCTGCCAAAGTCGCTCAAGGCGTTGGTGCGGATATTCGTGAATCTAGTTTCCGTAAAATCCAAACATTTTCATTCAGCAACATCGAAAAACTTTCGACAGGTAATCTTGTTGTTCGTCAAACAAACGACATTACCCAAGTACAAAACTTAGTGATGCTTTCACTACAATCGCTAACGAGAATTCCGATCATGTTTATCGGGGCTTTTGTCCTAGCGATGTTTACCTTGCCTGAATTATGGTGGGTAATTATTGTACTCGTTGTTCTCGTTGTTCTGATTGTTGTATTCACATTCGGCTCAATGGGTAAACACTTTGCAATTATCCAAACGTTAATTGACCGCGTGAATTCTATCGCAAAAGAAAACCTTGCCGGTATGCGCGTAGTTAAATCTTTCGTGCAAGAAGACAATGAAATCGGTCGTTTTACAACGGTTAGTGACAAATTAACTCGCCATACGATTATTGTTGGTACACTTTTCTCTGTTATGATTCCTGCATTTATGCTCGTTTCTAACTTAGCAATTGTTGTTTCCATTTTCTTCGTAGGCGACATGGCTGCAGATAATCCTGAAGTTATCGGGGCTATCGCATCATTCATGAACTACTTAATGCAAATTATGATGGCAATTATTATCGGTGGTATGCTGATGATGATGGCTTCTCGTGCGCTTATTTCCTTGAAACGTATTACCGAAGTTCTAGAAACAGAACCCGATATTACATACAACGAAAACGCGCCAGAACAAGACTTAGAAGGTACAGTTGAATTCCGTAACGTTAGTTTTAAATACGACGGTGACGATACGCCTGCGCTTGAAGATATTTCATTCAAAGCAAGTGTTGGTGAAATGGTCGGTATTGTTGGTGCAACAGGTTCTGGTAAATCCACTCTTGCACAACTAATTCCTCGCCTATACGACCCAACTGAAGGTGAAGTTATTATCGGCGGAACTAACCTAAAAGATATCAACAAGAAAACCCTTCGTAGCACTGTTTCCTTCGTGCTTCAACGCGCGATTCTTTTCTCCGGAACGATTGCAGACAATTTACGTCATGGTAAAAAAGACGCAACTGCTGAAGAAATGGAACACGCAAGTAAAATAGCACAAGCGAAAGAGTTCATCGACAAACAAGCAAATCTTTACGAAGCGCCTGTTTCTGAGCGTGGGAATAACTTCTCTGGTGGACAAAAACAACGTCTATCAATCACACGTGGAGTTATCGGTTCGCCGAAAGTTCTAATTCTTGATGACAGCACAAGTGCGCTTGATGCAAAATCCGAGAAATTAGTAAAAGAAGCATTGAATAAAGAACTGGACGAAACTACTACTTTCATCATTGCACAAAAAATCTCTTCTGTTATTCAAGCAGATAAAATTCTCGTGCTAGATCAAGGTAAACTAGTTGGCGTTGGTTCCCATAAAGAACTTCTGAAAGAAAATGCAATCTACCGTGAAATTTACGACACTCAAAAAGGCAAGGAGGTAACCGCATAA
- a CDS encoding TfoX/Sxy family protein, whose amino-acid sequence MANLSELPNIGKVLEQDLIKAGINTPDELKDVGSKEAFLRIWENDSSVCLSELCALEGAVQGIRWHDLDETKKAELKKFHQSL is encoded by the coding sequence ATGGCGAACCTTAGCGAATTACCAAACATTGGCAAAGTACTGGAGCAGGACTTAATCAAAGCGGGAATAAACACCCCCGACGAGCTAAAAGATGTTGGAAGCAAAGAAGCCTTTTTACGCATTTGGGAAAATGATTCAAGCGTTTGTCTAAGCGAGTTATGTGCACTTGAAGGAGCCGTGCAAGGTATCAGGTGGCATGATTTAGACGAAACAAAGAAAGCAGAACTCAAAAAGTTTCATCAATCCTTATAG
- a CDS encoding ABC transporter ATP-binding protein translates to MKEFKQISRFFWHYLRGYKPQLFVILIAVVFATYLQVKAPQYIGNAVQELGDYVVNLMKTGVDDKSDFIHIIWMLILCYVLLAAATFIQSIIMTGVAGKSTNRMRIGLFRKMEKLSIRFFDSRNDGEMLSRFTSDLDNISNTLNQALIQVLSNVALMIGVIIMMFQQNVELAFVTLISAPFAIIIATVIIRKARKFVDVQQDELGVLNGYIDEKISGQKIIITNGLEEETIDGFVKQNNIVKNATYKGQVYSGLLFPMMQGISLLNTAIVIFFGGWLALNGDLERTAALGLIVMFVQYSQQFYMPLTQISSQYSLLQLAITGARRVSEVFAEEEEVERENLQTIDGINKGVKLDHVDFAYDPAKPVLKDVSIDVSKGKMVALVGPTGSGKTTVMNLLNRFYNVDGGAILFDDIDIRDIRLDSLRKQVGIVLQDSVLFTGTIRDNIVFGKPEASDDEVINAAKQANIHDFIMNLEKGYDTEISDENNIFSVGQKQLMSIARTIITNPSLLILDEATSNVDTVTESRIQKAMDNVISGRTSFVIAHRLKTILDADHIVVLHQGEVIEQGNHDELMKAEGFYSELYHNQFVIE, encoded by the coding sequence ATGAAAGAGTTTAAACAAATTAGCCGCTTTTTCTGGCACTATCTGCGGGGTTATAAGCCTCAACTTTTTGTCATTTTAATTGCTGTAGTTTTTGCGACATACCTTCAAGTAAAAGCACCACAATATATTGGTAACGCCGTTCAAGAACTTGGAGATTACGTGGTTAATTTAATGAAAACAGGCGTTGATGACAAGAGCGATTTCATCCATATCATTTGGATGCTGATTCTCTGCTACGTACTGCTCGCTGCTGCGACTTTTATCCAAAGTATCATTATGACAGGGGTAGCTGGTAAATCGACGAACAGAATGCGTATAGGGCTTTTCCGCAAGATGGAAAAACTATCAATCCGTTTCTTCGATAGCCGCAATGATGGCGAAATGCTTAGCCGTTTCACTAGTGACTTGGATAACATTTCCAACACACTAAACCAAGCCCTGATTCAAGTACTATCAAACGTTGCGCTAATGATTGGTGTTATCATCATGATGTTCCAACAAAACGTGGAGCTAGCCTTCGTTACTTTAATATCTGCTCCATTTGCGATAATTATTGCGACAGTGATCATCCGAAAAGCTCGTAAATTCGTTGATGTTCAACAAGATGAACTAGGCGTACTAAACGGCTACATTGATGAAAAAATTTCTGGTCAAAAAATCATTATCACAAACGGCCTAGAAGAAGAAACAATCGACGGCTTTGTTAAACAAAACAATATCGTTAAAAACGCAACTTATAAAGGTCAAGTTTACTCCGGTTTACTTTTCCCAATGATGCAAGGTATTTCCCTATTAAATACAGCTATCGTTATCTTCTTCGGTGGATGGTTAGCTCTAAACGGCGACCTTGAACGCACAGCCGCTCTTGGTTTAATCGTTATGTTCGTTCAATATTCGCAACAATTCTACATGCCTCTAACGCAAATTTCATCCCAGTACAGCTTGCTACAATTAGCAATTACTGGTGCTCGCCGTGTTAGCGAAGTATTTGCAGAGGAAGAAGAAGTGGAACGCGAAAACTTACAAACAATTGATGGTATTAATAAAGGTGTCAAACTCGATCATGTTGATTTCGCTTATGACCCTGCAAAACCAGTTCTAAAAGACGTTTCAATTGATGTAAGTAAAGGTAAAATGGTTGCTCTTGTCGGACCAACTGGCTCTGGTAAAACAACTGTTATGAACCTGCTTAACCGTTTCTACAATGTCGATGGTGGAGCGATTCTCTTTGATGATATCGACATCCGCGACATTCGCCTTGATTCGCTTCGTAAACAAGTCGGTATCGTGCTACAAGATTCCGTGTTATTCACAGGAACCATCCGCGATAACATTGTTTTCGGTAAACCCGAAGCAAGCGACGACGAAGTAATCAATGCAGCCAAACAAGCTAACATCCACGATTTCATTATGAACCTAGAAAAAGGTTACGATACAGAAATCAGTGACGAAAATAATATTTTCAGTGTTGGTCAAAAGCAGCTTATGAGTATTGCTAGAACTATCATTACTAACCCGTCTCTTCTAATTCTAGATGAAGCAACAAGTAATGTAGACACAGTAACCGAAAGCCGCATCCAAAAAGCAATGGACAACGTAATCTCCGGCCGAACTAGCTTCGTCATTGCCCACCGTTTAAAAACAATCCTCGATGCCGACCATATCGTCGTGCTACATCAAGGTGAAGTGATTGAGCAAGGTAATCATGATGAGTTGATGAAGGCGGAAGGATTTTATTCTGAGCTTTATCATAATCAGTTTGTTATTGAGTAA
- a CDS encoding pyridoxamine 5'-phosphate oxidase family protein encodes MENELEDKILTILDQHQVGVLTSVQEDFPHARYMTFLHDGLTLYTPSGKELPKTEEVRRNPRVCVLIGYDGPGSAFLEINGLASLEEDESIKERVWENISKEWFQGDGSPSFVVIKIVPEQIRILNSEDDGPDTLDLIG; translated from the coding sequence ATGGAAAATGAACTAGAAGATAAAATTCTTACTATTTTGGACCAACATCAAGTGGGTGTTTTGACATCTGTCCAAGAAGATTTTCCGCATGCTAGATATATGACATTTCTCCACGATGGTTTGACACTTTATACGCCGTCTGGAAAAGAACTACCGAAAACTGAAGAAGTCCGTCGAAATCCGCGCGTGTGCGTTTTAATTGGCTACGATGGCCCCGGTTCTGCATTTTTAGAAATTAATGGCTTGGCTTCGCTTGAAGAAGATGAATCCATCAAAGAACGCGTTTGGGAAAATATCTCGAAAGAATGGTTCCAAGGCGATGGTTCACCGTCCTTTGTCGTTATAAAAATTGTTCCGGAGCAAATCAGAATACTTAATTCAGAAGATGACGGGCCGGACACGCTCGATTTAATTGGTTAA
- the imm40 gene encoding Imm40 family immunity protein, protein MNSNHLEAIQKIIPKSTWSKKINLEDSVGASEVAWHYSDIVQVINILTRNGYIILGGDVYQLLNNSIEVTYDNWYINAEENAEGIRLSEEKAKDYIESYFERFGENFIYSIVYKEI, encoded by the coding sequence ATGAATAGTAATCATTTAGAGGCTATCCAAAAAATCATTCCAAAATCCACATGGTCTAAAAAAATTAATTTAGAAGATAGTGTGGGTGCTAGTGAAGTTGCTTGGCATTATAGTGATATCGTGCAGGTAATCAATATTTTAACGAGGAATGGATATATAATCTTAGGCGGAGATGTGTATCAACTATTGAATAATAGTATTGAAGTAACATATGATAATTGGTATATTAATGCAGAAGAAAATGCAGAAGGAATTAGACTTTCAGAGGAAAAAGCAAAGGATTATATAGAATCTTATTTTGAAAGGTTTGGAGAAAATTTTATATACTCTATAGTTTATAAGGAAATATAA
- the serS gene encoding serine--tRNA ligase yields the protein MLDVKLLRNNFDEVKQKLQNRGEDLGEFEKFGELDKRRRILIVETEALKSQRNEVSQEIAKLKREKQDADAKIEEMRVVGDRIKTLDIELREIDEKLDMILMSIPNIPHESTPVGESEDDNVEIRKWGEVRAFDFEPKAHWDLGTDLDILDFENAAKVTGSRFVFYKKLGARLERALINFMMDLHSNEHGYEEMLPPYMVNRASMTGTGQLPKFEEDAFLIEAEDYFLIPTAEVPVTNYHREDILKAEDLPRKYTAFSACFRSEAGSAGRDTRGLIRQHQFNKVELVQFVKPEDSYAALEKLTGNAEEVLRRLELPYRVLSMCTADLGFTAAKKYDLEVWIPSYNSYREISSCSNFESFQARRANIRFRREPGSKPEYVHTLNGSGLALGRTVAAILENYQDADGSVRIPKVLQGYMGGVEKIELPK from the coding sequence ATGTTAGATGTTAAATTGTTACGTAATAATTTTGATGAAGTAAAGCAGAAATTACAAAATCGTGGGGAAGACCTTGGTGAATTCGAGAAATTTGGCGAGTTAGATAAACGCCGTCGTATACTGATTGTCGAAACAGAAGCGTTGAAAAGTCAGCGTAATGAAGTATCTCAAGAAATCGCGAAATTAAAACGCGAAAAACAAGATGCGGACGCTAAAATTGAGGAAATGCGTGTTGTTGGAGATCGTATTAAAACATTAGATATCGAACTACGCGAAATTGATGAAAAATTAGATATGATTTTAATGTCGATTCCAAACATTCCGCACGAATCTACTCCGGTTGGTGAATCGGAAGACGATAACGTGGAAATCCGCAAATGGGGCGAAGTTCGCGCATTCGATTTTGAACCAAAAGCGCATTGGGATTTAGGAACAGATTTAGATATCCTTGATTTCGAAAATGCTGCGAAAGTAACTGGTAGCCGTTTTGTTTTTTATAAAAAATTAGGTGCAAGACTGGAACGTGCGCTTATTAACTTTATGATGGACTTGCATTCGAACGAACATGGCTATGAGGAAATGTTACCGCCATACATGGTAAACCGTGCGAGCATGACAGGAACTGGTCAACTGCCGAAATTTGAAGAGGATGCTTTCTTAATCGAAGCAGAAGATTATTTCCTTATTCCAACAGCGGAAGTACCAGTAACCAACTATCACCGCGAAGACATTTTAAAAGCAGAAGATTTACCAAGAAAATATACAGCATTTAGCGCATGTTTCCGTTCTGAAGCGGGATCTGCTGGTCGTGATACGCGTGGCTTAATCCGCCAACATCAATTTAATAAAGTGGAATTAGTTCAATTTGTAAAACCAGAAGATTCTTACGCGGCGCTTGAAAAATTAACTGGTAACGCAGAAGAAGTATTGCGCCGCCTAGAATTGCCATACCGCGTACTAAGCATGTGTACGGCTGATTTAGGCTTCACTGCTGCTAAAAAATATGATTTAGAAGTATGGATTCCGAGCTACAATTCTTACCGTGAGATTTCTTCTTGCAGTAATTTTGAAAGCTTCCAAGCAAGACGCGCTAACATTCGTTTCCGTCGTGAACCAGGAAGCAAACCAGAGTATGTGCACACATTAAATGGCTCTGGCCTAGCTTTAGGTCGCACAGTGGCTGCTATTTTAGAAAACTACCAAGATGCAGATGGTTCTGTACGCATTCCGAAAGTGTTGCAAGGTTATATGGGCGGCGTTGAGAAAATAGAATTACCAAAATAA
- a CDS encoding anthranilate synthase component II yields the protein MILLIDHNDSFTYNLYQYFLELQEDVRVVSATDFTLESFQQLAPEMVVLSPGPGSPEDFPVSLALLDEIHVPILGICLGHQMIGHFFGAKVVRADVPVHGKTSIISHNGEGLFAGLDPKFQVARYHSLVIEPSSVPTDLQVTAVTEDGVLMGFSHVTKPIHSVQFHPEAILSENGHAILENFVRLGRQAK from the coding sequence GTGATTTTATTAATCGACCATAATGATTCATTTACATATAATTTATACCAATATTTTTTAGAACTGCAGGAAGATGTGCGGGTTGTTTCGGCTACTGATTTCACACTGGAATCCTTTCAACAGCTCGCTCCAGAAATGGTTGTCCTTTCGCCCGGACCTGGTTCGCCGGAAGATTTCCCAGTAAGTTTAGCGCTACTCGATGAAATTCACGTCCCCATTCTCGGGATTTGCCTTGGCCATCAAATGATTGGTCATTTTTTTGGAGCAAAAGTGGTGCGCGCAGACGTCCCTGTCCACGGAAAAACCAGTATCATTTCGCATAACGGTGAGGGTTTATTCGCTGGACTTGATCCTAAATTCCAAGTCGCTCGCTATCATTCCTTAGTTATTGAACCCAGCTCTGTCCCAACTGATTTACAAGTAACCGCCGTGACGGAAGATGGCGTGTTGATGGGGTTTTCGCACGTAACCAAGCCCATTCACAGCGTCCAATTCCACCCAGAAGCAATCCTTTCCGAAAACGGCCACGCGATACTAGAAAACTTTGTACGACTAGGGAGGCAAGCCAAATGA